The genomic window catggctaccacagcattctgcagcgatacgccatcccatctggtttgcgcttagtgggacgatcatttgttttttaacaggacaatgactgtataagggctatttgaccaagaaggagagtgatagagtgctgcagcagataacctggcctccacaatcacccgacctcaacccaatggagatggtttaggatgagttggaccgcagagtaaaggaaaatcagccaacaagtgctcagcatatgtgggaactccttcaagacggttggaaaaggattcctcatgaagctggttgagagaatgccaaaagtgtgcaaagctgtcatcaaggcaaagggtggctacttagaagaatctaaaatatattttgatttgtttaaaacttatttggttactacgtgattccatatgtgttatttcatagttttgatgtcttcactattattctacaatgtagaaaatattacaaGAGCAGATTACTGTACAGTTACAATGAATATATCCCTTATACAAACATTTAGATACACCTACTTATTCAATGTCTATCTATGAAATCAGGTCCTTGTATACAGGAGTAGGGCAAGTCAAACATGTGTTTACTTTATGTTGGCGACTTCACTTGTAATAGTGAGTTATTGCATCCTGGTCACCAAAGTAGTTATTCAGTCTACATCCTCATTAGAAGTGTGTTGCACTTTTTAGCTTTGTTTGACTATGGTCATGTTGGACCCAAACAGTCaaaggaaaataaaaaaataatacctGCCCACTGTTAGAACGCTCCCGAAACGTATTCGCAACGTTTCGACAACACAAGGTGATCCTGCCTTGAAACATTGCTAATCCATTTCGGGAACACTCAAACAGTGTGCAGTTACTTTTCTGTTTTTCAAATACGCCACCTCTCGCCCTCTCCAACCCACAAGTCTCTAAACACAGTAAATAGACAAACCACTCTTTACGAACTCTACAGCTTTTATAGAAACATAGTCTTCTTGTATGGTCTTCCTTGTTCTGCCATAGTAATCCATTAAGGCACATCTTATGATCCAAGTCCCAGTCGGGCCTGGAATCAAACAGCGGGAAGTCATCATGGCCGTCCATTAAGTCCCTCCTCTCTCGACCTCTCCCCTGATGTTTCTGAATCCCAATCCCGTCCTGGTAAAAAACAATCCACCCCCTGTACATTGTGTGATAACGTCCCTGATCACCCCATAGGCGTCAGTAGAACTCAATCAGATACTCTGGGTAAATCTGGTTGCAATCGAAGATGACGTAGATCTTTGGGTTGGCGAGGTCATCCACACAGCTGTCAAAGAAGTTGCTGTAGCTCATGTCCTTGGATGGCGGTCGGCAGAACAGCGGATTGCCTAACGTGGACTCGCCGACCAGCACTCTGGCCAGGAACATGGTCTTATATGGAGGCTCGCTTGAAAATATCGGCGGGGCTAGTCCGTGCTTCTGCAAGGCAAAGTTGTGTTTCCCCGTCGTAAGGCAGAATTTGCTAGAATACTTGGCGTCTCGGGCGAAATAACTCCCTGAGAAATGATGGGAAGGACAGTATTAGAATGCTATGTTTAAACAGTTGAAACTACTGTTGCAAAATTCTGGGAACTTtgccaaaattcccaggttttccagaaatcaaAGTTGGAAGATTCTTGGAATCAGGTAGGAATAGAcaggaataagcaggaaatccaggaATACTCTAACCGGGATTTTTGGAAAACCGTGAAATTGTGAGAAAGTTACGATTTCATGACACAACACAAGTGGAATCTACCTCTGCCATAGACGTCCCCATGGCTCCCAGTTAGACGCCAGTCAAAGTTATATGTGCATATAGCCTGCACGTTGCTGTGGCCTGTGCCATGAAATAACATTTTCTCCTCAATGTCCACAACTCGCTTTATCTTGCGCAATTGTTGTTTTTTCCTTTAGTAATTGGAGTAAAAACACAAAAGCATTGATCAGTCTCAGCATTTAGGCTAAGCATGTTTTCCAACCAAAATATCTCTAAGATGTTATCGAAAAAGGTCTACCTATCTAATTCAAACCGTCATTCCAAACTGGGATTCTAGGTGCTATCATCAAAATAATTTAGATACTAAACTATACTAACATCATtataataccacacacacacacacacacacacacacacacacacacacacacacacacacacacacacacacacacacacacacacacacacacacacacacacctctacctgCAAAAGAACTCCCACAGATCCAGGTTCTGTATCCTCTGAATAGATTTGATAGGGTGACACATGGTCCTTTCATAGAGTCTGACCACTTCCTTGAATTCATAAGTATCTCTGGCCAATGAGACGAGCTGAAATAAAGATCATATTAAATTACtggtattctaattcctaattctacaAGCTGAAAGAGAATAGTCAATCAGACATGGGTATACTGCAAATCAATGACACACAGTGTTTTAGTTAGAAAGAAACAAACTGGCTAAAGAGAGTCATGGAGTAGGTAGATACATTGATAACACTTTACTGAAAGGTCCAATAAAGCtgttatctcaatatcaaatcaccTTTTCTGGGAAACAAATGAGTACCTTACTGTGGATTTTCTTTCTATTAatatggtcaaaaataaacaaaaatagcttctagGAATGTCTGGAAGTGGTCTGAGTACagagggaaaactgaaaactagctgctattggcagagagatttggaactctctttcttattggtctattaacatatttttcacctggtgacatcaccaggaaggccaaaactccctcCCACCAAAGCAGGCAgacatttcaggcggtcttttcaaacagttcttacactaaaagggcattatcgtAATTTTACAGTATTATTCCATCCTCATAGTGTTGAAATATATTCAAAATACAGGAAAACATGTTTTCGACTGCACTTGGCCTTTAAAGGTAGTCAGCAATGCAGAAAGTAAATAGCAATATCGGGCTGATTTCCACAACAACTAAGATAATTGAAGTGCAAGGCGAAACCTCTCCACTGAGCAGATAACATGGCTAGGTCTTGAGCAGGTAACATGACTAGGTCTTGAGCAGGTAACATGACTAGGTATTGAGCAGGTAATCACTAGGTCTTGAGCAGATAACATGACTAGGTCTTGAGCAGATAACATGACTAGGTCTTGAGAAGATAACATGACTAGGTCTTGAGCAGATAACATGACTAGGTCTTGAGCAGGTAACATGACTAGGTCTTGAGCAGGTAATCACTAGGTCTTGAGCAGATAACATGACTAGGTCTTGAGCAGATAACATGACTAGGTCTTGAGCAGGTAACATGACTAGGTCTTGAGCAGGTAATGACTAGGTCTTGAGCAGGTAACATGACTAGGTCTTGAGCAGGTAATGACTAGATCTTGAGCAGGTAACATGACTAGGTCTTGAGCAGGTAACATGACTAGGTCTTGAGCAGATAACATGACTAGGTCTTGAGCAGGTAATGACTAGATCTTGAGCAGGTAACATGACTAGGTCTTGAGCAGGTAACATGACTAGGTCTTGAGCAGGTAACATGACTAGGTCTTGAGCGGGTAACATGACTAGGTCTTGAGCAGGTAATGGCTAGGTCTTGAGCAGGTGTAACAGTATacctttagaccgtcccctcgcccatacccgggcgcgaaccagggaacctctgcacacatcaacaactgacacccacgaagcatcattacccatcgctccacaaaagccgcggcccttgcagagcaaggggaactactactacaaggtctcagagcaagtgatatcaccgattgaaacgctatttagagCGTACCACCtctaactaagctagcgtttcacatccgttacacaggtAACATGCTGGTTAGGAGTTACCTGTATTTCTACCCCTGCCCCATTCAGATAGTAACCTGAACCGGCAAAAGACGGGTAAAGCTCTCTGTCTGAAAAAGGTAGATACACAGCATATTGTCCACACACATCCTTTTCCCTTACCTGATAAGGCTCGTCTGTATTTATTCTCTCCCAGTGGCAGGGCACCGGCAGGGCCAGATTATCACAAATGAACCTGGGCGAGGGTGACAGATGCATATACACAATTCAGACATAAACGGTACAGGTCAGGTCTGGGTCCAACTGCTGGGTGGTTATTATGTCAATGCCCTTAGTTACACATCCTTTATTTTCACCCAAAATGTAGGACAACATGCATAAGGTTTAACGATATAACAGGTGATGCTTCTAACCCGACAATAGACTAAAGAGTAAGCTCTGGGAAGTAAGCTCCAGGAAGTGAAACTGACCACAGAGCCAATGGAGAGCACTCAGAACTCTGTATTTCTTAGTTATATAGTTACAGGCCTGTGGGCTACCTGCATGTCTGAGTTTTTATACAGCTACATGCCCGTGGGTGACCCCATTGGTACAGCTCAGACTCACCTAAAGCCAGTGGCAGAGTGGAATGCCCGTTTGATTGGCCGTTGTTTCCCGGTTGTGACATTGATCTGCTTCATGACTGGTTGTGAAACAAAGACAAACAGGTAACAAAGATCAGCCAATTAGAGACGGACTCCAACATATCCAATGATTGTAAATGATACTGTATAGATGTGTGCCAGTACTGTAGTGTTCTTGGTACCTGAGAAGTCCAGTCTGTAGGTGTACTTGGCGGTGTAAAACTCCATGACACCGTGTTGATTCCTGCTGTAATTCTGTTCTATCTGCTCACTGGTCACAGAGCATGCAGCACTTGGATCAATCTGCCACAAGCAGAACAAATTGCAAATGAGACTGGGATGGGTAGAGTGAGTGAGGGGatgggatgggtggatggatggagggatggaataaTGAAGGAATGGATCAATAGATCAAGTAAGAGGATGGATTTATGAGGAATGCATAGGTGGAGTGATATGTCCTGTACCTCAAACATGTGCCACACTCCACATTCAGCTAGGTAATACCAGCACCAGACAGCCTCTGACGTGTCCATCTCCTCCACCATCTCTGAGGACTCCTCCTCAGGTGCCCTTATGGCAAACATGCCTGGACCTGGGAAGAGCAGTATACAATGTCATTGCATTGGCTTATAGTGTATAGTGGATGAGGAGTATGCTAGGTTTATCTTCAGCATGACATTTCTTATTTTTAAATATCTGTTCTCATATTTCTCGGTAATTTGCTTGCATCTATGAACAATACCTATATGAACTGCACCAATATGTTTCCAACAACAGCATTAGGTTCTTCCTGGTTGGCAGAAGAACAGTCTGCCGACATGTCATCAGCTTGTTGCAAATTCTCTGCACCCCGAAGTGGATGTGTGTCTACATGTCAAATAGACGAACACAATTCACTAAGCTGCTATCAAACACAGTAATATGTTTATCACATCGggtatatatatagtctatagGAAATATAACTAGCTACTAGCATGAAATATAGCAGGCTATCTTACCGGTTTATCGAGCGATTAGCCAGCCTCAGTCCTAGCTACTGCGTTAAACCTTTTCTAGAATTGGCAATCATATATTCCAGCTAACCCCATTTCGCCCAGTGCTGCAAAATCGTATTTAGCACCCAGCATCGATAGATTTTTTTGTGGAATTATGCGAATGCATTCGCGTTTCTCTTCCGATTGCTATGTTTACATTCGTTTCCTGGTAGCAAAAAAAAAACGTCACAGAGCACGTCATAATTCCAAGTCGCTCCCACTGAGGTATGATGCCGCGTCAGGAACAAACATGTTCCAAAACAATGTACCTCTAGGCGTAAATTGGTTCCTTGAATTGAAATGTATCTTATGTATTTGTTACAACAAGATTAAATCATATTTAGCTTTTTAGTTAATAACAAAAAATAATGAAATTTTCCTAGAATCATTAATGACATCTCCCCGAGTTCCTACTTCAGTGCATtccagacaactgggaactcgaacAAAAACGAGCTCCTATTGTGAACAAAATCGTTTTGAAGGTCATATAACTCGTAATTTCATGGGGTGCGTTTGTAAATTTGCTCTGGTTATCTActtcgatttcagagcactctcatctgtgtGTCAGGGCGCAGAATAACTGAGGAATTGACTAACGCTCAACACCCTGTTGAATATGCCGTTTCAGTAAACCTTGGCAAAAAAAACGCGtagttaaattgttgccagcagcacagttacagtcaccaacgctctggataacatgaaaacggCCTAACCAGCTCGGCTAAAGAGCAagaaaaatggtcagagtgaggtgttctctcgtttatgtctgtaagtagctagcatgctagctaactttagccagttagcttgggtgcttgactgccgttgtgaggtcagaacgcttggatcaaccctactcctcggccagagcgtccagtgtgcgctctgaacgctccgagagcaaacgctctgaatttatgaatggacaatctgacaatgcttGGAATTTACAAACGCCAAGAGGGAATTTACTAACGCACCCCATGTCGGCAACTCtgacctctttctagagctcccaCTTTCTGACACGAAGATCACCTACGTCATGATGTTACCTATTATTTTTCCGATTCCCATtcgtcttgaaagcaccatataCAGTATGAACAGTCGCTCCCTGCCaggcaattaaaaaaaaaacattatgaaGAAAGTGCACAACAGGTGAATTAATGTATGGAATAAACAGATCTAAATGACTTATGTTCTGATGGTGCTATTTGAAGAGCAATTGTATTTACTTTAGGCCTATCACAAACAATCATCAGCCCTTACTATGACAATTCCAGACATTCCAGCGAGTCTGACTGAGGGATTGAAATAAATTGTCTCTACCTTATTCTTTGTTATTCAACACATTATGAAATAGGATAGGATAGCCAAATGCAAAACAAATAATCAAAAAGTTTCGTGTTTTCTTTCATTTAATTTAAATGATTTAGttgaatacattttttgttaaacTGGTGGACATGTCAACTCTTTTCCACATATACAATGGCCCTCCACAATGGTAGGCTGTTTTACTGTATCATTCTACATAGCTGTTATAGGCTAGCATCCTGGTTCAGTTCAATTCCATGTGAAGGCTTTGGAGTTTGTAGACACGCCCCTACTCCCACTTCAACATTCTTTCCAAAGACCCTCTATCTGTGCAGCCAAAGGAACTGCTTCATTGACTCCTACCAGCTGTGTGGAAAAGCAGGATCTATTGCATTAAAATAGTGGGTGAGTTGTAAGATACATTTTGAATGCATAATTGAATGATTGTGCTTAACACATGGAGGATTCACAGAAATGATAGTGCTTACTCACTTTTTTCTTCTTGCATGCAGGAATCCTTTTTCTCAAACAAATAAACTTTTGGATTTTAGCATATGCCTAAATACAAGTTCAAGCTAAACAGCCTATAGGTCTGCATCTGCATGATTGTATTGCATTGCATTGCTGTATTGTACATTACTGCACATAATCCATGGAGGAAATCTGCTTAATGGGAGAAAAAAACCTCAACTTCAATGTCTTGTGGATATCTAAAACAATCAATTATTATCTTGTTTTTCATACATTTGTGCAGATAGGCTATGACTGACTGCATAACTAAGCAAACAAATAGCCTAGTCATAAATGTTAGTATCCTAGGAGGAGTAGAATGTCTGCATTAGGATAAAGCCTCAGGCTCTCTAACAGAACAAATACTTAATCTGTCTTGATTGGGACATATTGTGTTGAAGAGAGCCTCTGAGTAACAGAAGATGTAAACACGGAGTCCGCACCCGATTTAACAATGAGAGGGAGAgcgtaggaaagagagagacgggaggagtgtgtgtgtgagacagagagagagagagagagagagagagagagagagagagagagagagagcgagagagagagagagagaaagaaagaaagaaaatatgtGTTAGTTCATGCGTGAGAGTAAGAAagagcgtgagagagaaagagagagctttgGCAATATCTACAAAATGTCCTGCCAATAAAGCATTTTGAATTTAAGAGAAAGTGAGTGAACATGGAAGAGGAGATGGTTGGAGGGACCACTCCAGGAGGACCAGTGGACTCAGAGGCCCAGAAACAGAGCCCCGAAGATGCGGTTCAGCAGGAGAGGGGCAAGTGGGCCAACAAGACTGAATTCCTGCTCTCCATGGCTGGTGAGATCATTGGCCTGGGCAACGTATGGCGCTTCCCTTATCTGTGCTACAAGAACGGAGGAGGTAAGTAAACCAGCACCTCCCCATCtaacgaaagaaagaaagaaagacagctAGTGTGTTGGTGTGAGAGAGTAATTGAACatcagagaatgagagagagtgtgtgagagagtaatTGAACATCAGagtatgtgagagtgtgtgagagagtaagtGAACatcagagaatgagagagagtgtgtgagagagagagacagagagagagagaaagaaagtgagagatagagggattagattaacctggagaagagtcccctaagcaagctggtcctggggctctgttcacaaacacaaacagaccccacagagccccaggacagcaacacaattagacccaaacaaatcatgaaaaaacaaaaagataattacctgacacattggaaagaattaacaaaaaagggagcaaactagaatgctatttggctctaaacaaagagtacacagtggcagaatacgtgaccactgtgactgacctaaaattaaggaaagcttttactatgtacagactcagtgagcatagccttgctattgagaaaggtcgccgtaggcagacatggatCTCAAGAGAAGATAGGCTGTgttcacactgcccacaaaatgaggtggaaactgagctgcagttcctaacctcctgccaaatatgtgaccatattagagagaaaTATTTCCCTCAGACCTCACAGACTCACAAAGAATACGAAAAACAAATAACATTTtgactcccatatctattgggtgaaataccacagtgtgcatcacagcagcaagatttgtgacctgttgccacaagaaaagagcaaccagtgaagaacaaatgcCATTgtaatacaacccatatttatgttgctTATTTATTTCCTCCCTTTTtgacttgaactatttgcacatcattacaacactgtatactgtatagacataataggacatttgaaatgtctttattcttttggaacttgtgtgagtgtaatatttactgttcacgtttttttttattgtattgagagaaagagagagagaagaaagagagagagagataagaaagaTGTTTCCCGAGGGAGTTGACTCTTGTGTCCGCTAACCCTGTGGGCGGAGCTTCACCTCTAATATTCTGTGAGCAACAAAAGATGTAtgcatcctaaaaaaaaaaaaagtataccagGCCTGCGATTGCTTTTGTGCCGCCTCAAAGGCTCTCTGTATCCACTGGAAAGTTAATTCATTTCCTTATGAAGGATATCTATTCAGCTATCAACTCTTTTCATGGACTCGTAGCGAAAGAACATGTTCTAACTACTATACAGCAATACCGCATCATCACACAACTGAAATGTCAATAAGCATTTCCTTGGTCTATTCacacaaaatgttttgtcattCATCTCAATGGCTTTATCTTTGTATCCTTCCTGCTGTTCTATTTGACCATTTACCATAGTAACACACCTTTCACACAGTAAACACTCTTCTTCACTGGTGTTTCTAACCCTCCACAGGTGTCTTCTTCATCCCGTACtttgtcttcctcttcttctGTGGTATCCCTGTGTTCTTCCTGGAGACGGCATTGGGCCAATACACCAGCGAGGGCGGGGTCACAGCCTGGAGGAAGATATGTCCCATGTTCGAAGGTGATCACTCTGTCTGCTCCTTACATTATTACATAATGGGCCAGTTCCCCAGACACAGATATAGCCTATGGGGAATCTTCCAGTCAGGacacccatgatacaagtcagtaatcgacatccatccatgtctgaggacgacGGGAGATGATGTagaaaccagccactaggggcaacagtgagagcTGTTACCTTtaagtaggtttcggttttgctGGTTTTGCTagttttgctagggcgttgtggatgGGCGTAGGCATCTGCCTTTGGTTCCAAAAGTAACATGTTCGAATCCAGAAAGAAAGTggtttttgatatttttgttttaagtgtaacgcaaaccttaacccttaccttaagtATTcgggagttaatgcctaaccttaaaaatacagagttaatgcctaaacttaaccttaaacacttaaaAATGTGACGTTTGGAACAgcttcgaaatttgacgtttgacgtgagactgtgagagcttgtagcAGTCTTCTTTATTAATAGATGTCAAGTCCCCTGTTTTGGGGACCTGCGTGGTTCTGGTATCGTTTCCGACTGACATTTTCACTGATAAATGTATCTGTGGACACCATAGGCTGAAATGGCTTGCATTGAGCAGTAGCCCTGAATCTCACGGACACAAGAGTATATGTGGGGTGTCCCTCCTACCATTTTATTCGCTCTTCTGACTGTCCATCAACTCCAGGCTGAACCCTACATCACagccactaacaacacatatgcctggagtCCTTACATCGTAGCgcagcaggagagaggggtttcGTCGCTGTACCACATTCAGAGATCGATTTATTGACAGGAAATTAAAATAAttcatacattttaaacaaaaaacCCTTTCTGCTTGTAACAGACGTACAAGATTGATATGAGATGAAAGGCAAGTTCCAAACGAGCTCAGTGAGACGTTCACAGCGATGGGGGTAGACgttttgatcaagagagaccttTAGAAAATATTCACATTTTCTCTAACACTCAACATACgaatatgtattttacagttataacgaaggtgaaatcttatagttag from Oncorhynchus mykiss isolate Arlee chromosome 15, USDA_OmykA_1.1, whole genome shotgun sequence includes these protein-coding regions:
- the LOC110511902 gene encoding protein mono-ADP-ribosyltransferase PARP11, encoding MFAIRAPEEESSEMVEEMDTSEAVWCWYYLAECGVWHMFEIDPSAACSVTSEQIEQNYSRNQHGVMEFYTAKYTYRLDFSVMKQINVTTGKQRPIKRAFHSATGFRFICDNLALPVPCHWERINTDEPYQLVSLARDTYEFKEVVRLYERTMCHPIKSIQRIQNLDLWEFFCRKKQQLRKIKRVVDIEEKMLFHGTGHSNVQAICTYNFDWRLTGSHGDVYGRGSYFARDAKYSSKFCLTTGKHNFALQKHGLAPPIFSSEPPYKTMFLARVLVGESTLGNPLFCRPPSKDMSYSNFFDSCVDDLANPKIYVIFDCNQIYPEYLIEFY